The Osmerus eperlanus chromosome 12, fOsmEpe2.1, whole genome shotgun sequence genome has a segment encoding these proteins:
- the caskin2 gene encoding caskin-2 isoform X1: MGKEQELLGAVKNGDLLLTHRLLGRGKSNKTKLLGSTKRLNVNYQDPDGLSSLHHAALTGTVELLSVLLEAQATVDIKDSNGMRPLHYAAWQGRPDSVLLLLRAGAAVNTTAHDGQVPLHLSAQYGHYEVSEMLLQHQSNPCLLNKAKKTPLDLACEFGRLKVAQLLLSSNMVSALLEGEGHDGLDSAPNTPLHLAAKNGHKDIIRLLLKAGIDINRATKSGTSLHEAALYGKTEVVRLLLDGGINVNVRNTYNQTALDMVNQFTTSSASRDIKMLLREASGSIMVRAVKDYWNLHDPTALNLRAGDLIMVLEQQTDGKWKGHIHDNQRGMDRVGYFPPSVVEVISKRAGGTLSRQVSLPSQRQNFLSRVPPSSICPAPQTDDSYTLYYEHTGDPPGSALLPASHASSASCTQDIWVLRTSPTGDRSSVGSTGSVSSSRSAGSGQSSESGQPAPLRQTPGAHDTGKLAPSSGGTGELLMPASQDHSTHGGPTGGPGHQVNGGRRSGEPGGFMRPEHLFEGKDSEAIYQWLCEFQLQQYTSNFLQAGYDIPTISRMTPEDLTAIGVTKPGHRKKISTEIGKLNIPEWLPDYVPSDLGAWLASIGLPQYQKILSDNGYDSIPIVKDITWEDLQEIGISKLGHQKKLMLAVKKLSDLQRSRNHADRTGGTLRRKPPEALELVAIEHTHPGTHTHPHTHSDSSHAQCPSPRTPRALRSFQDSELSAELQSAMVGRPGGGVGEGFGIRGGVSGAVRSAMSLSQESIGTRSRGSGNSGNSGKSGNSGSFPVCSPDHHAPLASAGRYSYSDESLGHGGGGGGGWESQGGDRQRPSELSNSQYQSQPPTSTKPSFTPSTPTKPPSTPTKPPFTPSTPTKLLFIPLTPPLTPSKMPRFAYPAVPAKPRPCQAPGRLYQPHPLPLSSPPSPSPQASPSQRGFSYLHTQAGPSDLGPRGLPKPQAAAEAFPGPRATGGEKGEGPGWKRSQSLTRHAVSDGENEDDEGAADSATAANVPSYATLGRRPGRGLPSGAQRHISRSHSFAVRSRRKGPPPPPPKRMSSVSGGSAGQSGGEVGAGPGVESESVGSVRTIAARLEGGGGSPTKRQDPPPSLPPASPRHLPVLGLAGLRRSERTDGGREGGRRESGTERPTEDKEKGRTSNLVAESSSGTSANTSSSENLPFAEEGNLTIKQRPRAESGYRGDAEIQPQASPEDPKTGQTSKALEFNLKESDTVKRRHKLRDTHTHTQDETGGDDTHSHTHDRTNGFHTHTRGDGGSEGDVVRAARPSQDLQRLVSLARGPGPALASGPPPSPLNSNVSMTTTTTKANSAYSISTPQTAIRKADSQLTHTLASKPGNTQPHTLMSKPGNTQPHTLTSKPGNTQPHTLASKPGNTQPHTLMSKPGNTQPHTLTSKPGNTQPHTLASKPGNTQPHTLMAKPGNIQPHTFTSKPGNTQMNTHMRVPGSAEKTASTVPRSAAPHKPLSMSPAPARCSGLSVNMVQSVAFSSPACYPQTEPLGWAGGAGKAQATGACSEVLAQQRIDETSTCLEAALKVVEKKLAQDDCSTVEAAGNILDDIGNMFDDLADQLDAMLD; this comes from the exons gttgtcatccctccatcatgcAGCCCTGACAGGGACTGTAGAGCTGCTGTCTGTGCTGCTGGAGGCCCAGGCCACTGTGGACATCAAGGACAGCAACG gcATGCGTCCCCTGCACTACGCCGCCTGGCAGGGGAGGCCTGactctgtcctgctgctgctgaggGCTGGAGCTGCCGTCAACACGACCGCACACGACGGCCAGGTCCCCCTGCACCTGTCTGCTCAGTACGGACACTACGAggtg TCTGAGATGCTGTTGCAGCACCAGTCTAACCCCTGTCTGCTCAACAAGGCCAAGAAGACCCCTCTAGACCTGGCCTGTGAGTTCGGACGGCTCAAG gTGGCTCAGCTGTTGCTGAGCAGTAACATGGTGTCAGCGctgttggagggggaggggcatgaTGGGTTAGACTCCGCCCCCAACACACCGCTTCACCTGGCCGCCAAGAACGGACACAAAGACATCATCAG gttgcTGCTGAAGGCCGGTATTGACATCAACAGAGCCACCAAATCGGGCACGTCTCTGCACGAGGCTGCCCTCTATGGCAAGACGGAGGTAGTGCGGCTGCTGCTGGAC gggGGCATTAATGTGAATGTGCGTAACACGTACAACCAGACAGCCCTGGACATGGTTAACCAGTTCACCACCTCCTCCGCCAGCAGGGACATCAAGATGCTGCTACGAG aagcgTCAGGATCTATCATGGTGAGAGCAGTGAAGGACTACTGGAACCTTCACGACCCCACGGCCCTCAACCTGCGAGCTGGAGACCTTATCATG GTTCTGGAGCAGCAAACGGATGGGAAGTGGAAAGGTCATATCCATGACAACCAGAGAGGGATGGATCGGGTCGGCTACTTCCCTCCTTCTGTGGTGGAGGTGATCAGCAAGAGAGcag gggGCACTCTTTCCCGCCAAGTCTCGTTGCCAAGTCAACGGCAGAACTTCCTGTCCAGAGTTCCTCCCTCAAGCATTTGCCCTGCCCCCCAGACTGACGACTCTTACACCCTCTACTAtgaacacacag gTGATCCTCCTGGCAGTGCCCTCCTCCCAGCTAGCCATGCTAGCTCAGCTAGCTGCACTCAGGACATATGGGTCCTCAGGACCTCCCCCACTG gagacAGGAGCAGTGTGGGCAGTACAGGAAGTGTGTCCAGCAGTCGCAGCGCGGGCAGCGGTCAGAGCTCAGAGAGCGGGCAGCCCGCCCCCCTCCGCCAGACCCCCGGAGCCCACGACACCGGCAAG CTGGCGCCCTCTAGTGGTGGGACAGGAGAACTGCTGATGCCTGCTAGTCAAGACCACAGCACACACGGTGGACCCACAG GGGGTCCTGGCCACCAGGTGAACGGGGGTCGGCGGTCAGGAGAGCCCGGCGGCTTCATGCGCCCAGAACACCTTTTTGAGGGCAag GATTCGGAGGCCATCTATCAGTGGCTATGTGAGTTCCAGCTGCAGCAGTACACCTCCAACTTCCTCCAGGCTGGGTACGACATCCCCACCATCAGCAGGATGAcaccagag GACTTGACAGCCATTGGGGTGACCAAGCCAGGCCACAGGAAGAAGATCTCTACGGAGATAGGCAAGCTGAACATCCCAGAGTGGCTCCCTGACTATGTCCCC tctgacctgggGGCCTGGCTGGCCAGTATAGGCCTCCCCCAGTACCAGAAGATTCTGAGTGACAACGGCTATGACTCCATCCCCATCGTCAAGGACATCACCTGGGAGGACCTGCAGGAGATCGGCATCAGCAagctgg GTCACCAGAAGAAGCTGATGCTGGCGGTGAAGAAGCTGAGCGACCTGCAGCGCTCCCGTAACCATGCCGACAGGACCGGCGGCACGCTCCGCCGGAAGCCACCGGAAGCCCTGGAGCTGGTGGCCATCGAGCACACACACcccggcacgcacacacacccacacacacactctgactcctcccacgcccAATGCCCCTCGCCCCGCACCCCCAGGGCGCTGCGGTCGTTCCAGGACAGCGAGTTGAGCGCCGAGCTGCAGAGCGCCATGGTCGGCAGgccggggggcggggtgggggaggggtttgGGATCAGGGGCGGAGTCTCGGGGGCGGTAAGGTCGGCCATGTCGCTCAGCCAGGAGAGCATCGGGACACGCTCGCGGGGTTCCGGGAATTCTGGGAACTCTGGAAAGTCTGGGAATTCTGGGAGTTTTCCAGTGTGTTCTCCAGATCACCATGCTCCTCTGGCATCGGCTGGGAGGTACAGCTACTCAGACGAGAGCCtgggacatggaggaggaggtggaggagggtgggagagtcagggtggagacagacagagaccttCGGAGTTGTCGAACTCCCAGTACCAGAGCCAACCCCCCACATCCACCAAACCAtccttcaccccctccacccccaccaaaccaccctccacccccactaaACCACCCTTCaccccttccacccccaccaaactactcttcatccccctcaccccccctctaacCCCCAGCAAGATGCCCCGCTTCGCCTACCCTGCCGTGCCCGCCAAACCCCGACCCTGCCAGGCCCCTGGGCGCCTCTAccaaccccaccccctgcccctctcctcccccccctctccctctccgcaggcctccccctcccagagggGCTTCAGCTACCTGCACACCCAGGCAGGGCCCTCCGATCTGGGCCCGCGCGGCCTACCCAAGCCCCAGGCTGCAGCCGAGGCCTTCCCGGGCCCCAGGGCTACTGGcggggagaagggggaagggCCTGGCTGGAAGCGCTCGCAGAGCCTGACGCGCCACGCCGTGTCGGACGGGGAGAACGAGGACGACGAGGGGGCGGCCGACTCCGCCACCGCGGCAAACGTGCCGTCGTACGCCACGCTGGGCCGTCGTCCAGGGCGCGGGCTTCCATCCGGCGCCCAGCGACACATCAGCCGAAGCCACTCCTTCGCCGTGCGTTCCCGACGCAAGGGACCGCCCCCGCCGCCGCCCAAGAGGATGAGCTCCGTGAGCGGCGGCTCGGCCGGCCAATCGGGAGGCGAggtgggggcggggccgggggTGGAGAGTGAGAGCGTGGGGAGTGTGAGGACCATCGCtgccaggctggaggggggcggagggagtcCCACCAAGAGGCaggaccctcccccctctctcccccctgcctcccccagacATCTACCCGTCCTGGGGCTGGCCGGTTTGAGGAGGAGCGAGAGaacggacggagggagggagggaggaaggagagagagcggtacAGAGAGACCAACggaggacaaggagaaagggaggacgaGCAATTTAGTAGCAGAAAGCTCTTCGGGGACGTCTGCCAACACTAGCTCCAGTGAGAACCTACCTTTCGCCGAAGAGGGGAACCTGACCATCAAGCAAAGGCCCAGGGCGGAGTCAGGCTATCGGGGAGATGCTGAAATCCAGCCCCAGGCTTCACCAGAAGACCCAAAGACCGGCCAGACCTCCAAGGCTCTGGAGTTCAACCTGAAGGAGTCCGACACGGTCAAACGACGGCACAAGctcagagacacgcacacacacacacaggacgagACGGGCGGagacgacacacactcacacacacatgataggACCAAcggcttccacacacacaccaggggagatggggggagcgagggggatgTCGTCAGGGCTGCGAGGCCCAGCCAAGATCTCCAGAGGCTGGTCTCCCTGGCGAGAGGCCCAGGGCCGGCGCTGGCCTCCGGACCCCCACCCAGCCCGCTCAACAGCAACGTCTCCATGACGACAACAACAACTAAAGCTAACTCAGCCTACTCTATCTCAACACCACAAACAGCCATTCGTAAAGCAGACAGTCAACTGACTCACACACTTGCGTCCAAACCTggcaacacacagccacacacactcatgtccaaacctggcaacacacagccacacacactcacgtccaaacctggcaacacacagccccacacactcgcgtccaaacctggcaacacacagccacacacactcatgtccaaacctggcaacacacagccacacacactcacgtccaaacctggcaacacacagccccacacactcgcgtccaaacctggcaacacacagccccacacactcatggccaaacctggcaacatacagccacacacattcacgtccaaacctggcaacacacagatgaacacacacatgcgtgtacCAGGCTCTGCAGAGAAGACTGCCTCTACTGTTCCCAGATCAGCTGCTCCTCACAAGCCACTCAGCATGTCTCCTgccccag CCCGGTGCTCAGGTCTGTCGGTCAACATGGTCCAGAGTGTTGCTTTCAGCTCCCCAGCCTGCTACCCCCAGACGGAGCctttgggctgggctgggggagcAGGAAAGGCCCAGGCTACAGGGGCCTGCTCGGAAGTCCTGGCCCAGCAGAGAATAGATGAGACCAGCACCTGTCTGGAGGCAGCACTGAAGGTGGTGGAGAAGAAGCTGGCCCAGGAtgactg CAGCACCGTGGAGGCAGCAGGGAACATTCTAGACGACATCGGAAACATGTTTGATGACCTGGCTGACCAGCTGGACGCCATGCTGGACTGA
- the caskin2 gene encoding caskin-2 isoform X4: MGKEQELLGAVKNGDLLLTHRLLGRGKSNKTKLLGSTKRLNVNYQDPDGLSSLHHAALTGTVELLSVLLEAQATVDIKDSNGMRPLHYAAWQGRPDSVLLLLRAGAAVNTTAHDGQVPLHLSAQYGHYEVSEMLLQHQSNPCLLNKAKKTPLDLACEFGRLKVAQLLLSSNMVSALLEGEGHDGLDSAPNTPLHLAAKNGHKDIIRLLLKAGIDINRATKSGTSLHEAALYGKTEVVRLLLDGGINVNVRNTYNQTALDMVNQFTTSSASRDIKMLLREASGSIMVRAVKDYWNLHDPTALNLRAGDLIMVLEQQTDGKWKGHIHDNQRGMDRVGYFPPSVVEVISKRAGGTLSRQVSLPSQRQNFLSRVPPSSICPAPQTDDSYTLYYEHTGDRSSVGSTGSVSSSRSAGSGQSSESGQPAPLRQTPGAHDTGKLAPSSGGTGELLMPASQDHSTHGGPTGGPGHQVNGGRRSGEPGGFMRPEHLFEGKDSEAIYQWLCEFQLQQYTSNFLQAGYDIPTISRMTPEDLTAIGVTKPGHRKKISTEIGKLNIPEWLPDYVPSDLGAWLASIGLPQYQKILSDNGYDSIPIVKDITWEDLQEIGISKLGHQKKLMLAVKKLSDLQRSRNHADRTGGTLRRKPPEALELVAIEHTHPGTHTHPHTHSDSSHAQCPSPRTPRALRSFQDSELSAELQSAMVGRPGGGVGEGFGIRGGVSGAVRSAMSLSQESIGTRSRGSGNSGNSGKSGNSGSFPVCSPDHHAPLASAGRYSYSDESLGHGGGGGGGWESQGGDRQRPSELSNSQYQSQPPTSTKPSFTPSTPTKPPSTPTKPPFTPSTPTKLLFIPLTPPLTPSKMPRFAYPAVPAKPRPCQAPGRLYQPHPLPLSSPPSPSPQASPSQRGFSYLHTQAGPSDLGPRGLPKPQAAAEAFPGPRATGGEKGEGPGWKRSQSLTRHAVSDGENEDDEGAADSATAANVPSYATLGRRPGRGLPSGAQRHISRSHSFAVRSRRKGPPPPPPKRMSSVSGGSAGQSGGEVGAGPGVESESVGSVRTIAARLEGGGGSPTKRQDPPPSLPPASPRHLPVLGLAGLRRSERTDGGREGGRRESGTERPTEDKEKGRTSNLVAESSSGTSANTSSSENLPFAEEGNLTIKQRPRAESGYRGDAEIQPQASPEDPKTGQTSKALEFNLKESDTVKRRHKLRDTHTHTQDETGGDDTHSHTHDRTNGFHTHTRGDGGSEGDVVRAARPSQDLQRLVSLARGPGPALASGPPPSPLNSNVSMTTTTTKANSAYSISTPQTAIRKADSQLTHTLASKPGNTQPHTLMSKPGNTQPHTLTSKPGNTQPHTLASKPGNTQPHTLMSKPGNTQPHTLTSKPGNTQPHTLASKPGNTQPHTLMAKPGNIQPHTFTSKPGNTQMNTHMRVPGSAEKTASTVPRSAAPHKPLSMSPAPARCSGLSVNMVQSVAFSSPACYPQTEPLGWAGGAGKAQATGACSEVLAQQRIDETSTCLEAALKVVEKKLAQDDCSTVEAAGNILDDIGNMFDDLADQLDAMLD, encoded by the exons gttgtcatccctccatcatgcAGCCCTGACAGGGACTGTAGAGCTGCTGTCTGTGCTGCTGGAGGCCCAGGCCACTGTGGACATCAAGGACAGCAACG gcATGCGTCCCCTGCACTACGCCGCCTGGCAGGGGAGGCCTGactctgtcctgctgctgctgaggGCTGGAGCTGCCGTCAACACGACCGCACACGACGGCCAGGTCCCCCTGCACCTGTCTGCTCAGTACGGACACTACGAggtg TCTGAGATGCTGTTGCAGCACCAGTCTAACCCCTGTCTGCTCAACAAGGCCAAGAAGACCCCTCTAGACCTGGCCTGTGAGTTCGGACGGCTCAAG gTGGCTCAGCTGTTGCTGAGCAGTAACATGGTGTCAGCGctgttggagggggaggggcatgaTGGGTTAGACTCCGCCCCCAACACACCGCTTCACCTGGCCGCCAAGAACGGACACAAAGACATCATCAG gttgcTGCTGAAGGCCGGTATTGACATCAACAGAGCCACCAAATCGGGCACGTCTCTGCACGAGGCTGCCCTCTATGGCAAGACGGAGGTAGTGCGGCTGCTGCTGGAC gggGGCATTAATGTGAATGTGCGTAACACGTACAACCAGACAGCCCTGGACATGGTTAACCAGTTCACCACCTCCTCCGCCAGCAGGGACATCAAGATGCTGCTACGAG aagcgTCAGGATCTATCATGGTGAGAGCAGTGAAGGACTACTGGAACCTTCACGACCCCACGGCCCTCAACCTGCGAGCTGGAGACCTTATCATG GTTCTGGAGCAGCAAACGGATGGGAAGTGGAAAGGTCATATCCATGACAACCAGAGAGGGATGGATCGGGTCGGCTACTTCCCTCCTTCTGTGGTGGAGGTGATCAGCAAGAGAGcag gggGCACTCTTTCCCGCCAAGTCTCGTTGCCAAGTCAACGGCAGAACTTCCTGTCCAGAGTTCCTCCCTCAAGCATTTGCCCTGCCCCCCAGACTGACGACTCTTACACCCTCTACTAtgaacacacag gagacAGGAGCAGTGTGGGCAGTACAGGAAGTGTGTCCAGCAGTCGCAGCGCGGGCAGCGGTCAGAGCTCAGAGAGCGGGCAGCCCGCCCCCCTCCGCCAGACCCCCGGAGCCCACGACACCGGCAAG CTGGCGCCCTCTAGTGGTGGGACAGGAGAACTGCTGATGCCTGCTAGTCAAGACCACAGCACACACGGTGGACCCACAG GGGGTCCTGGCCACCAGGTGAACGGGGGTCGGCGGTCAGGAGAGCCCGGCGGCTTCATGCGCCCAGAACACCTTTTTGAGGGCAag GATTCGGAGGCCATCTATCAGTGGCTATGTGAGTTCCAGCTGCAGCAGTACACCTCCAACTTCCTCCAGGCTGGGTACGACATCCCCACCATCAGCAGGATGAcaccagag GACTTGACAGCCATTGGGGTGACCAAGCCAGGCCACAGGAAGAAGATCTCTACGGAGATAGGCAAGCTGAACATCCCAGAGTGGCTCCCTGACTATGTCCCC tctgacctgggGGCCTGGCTGGCCAGTATAGGCCTCCCCCAGTACCAGAAGATTCTGAGTGACAACGGCTATGACTCCATCCCCATCGTCAAGGACATCACCTGGGAGGACCTGCAGGAGATCGGCATCAGCAagctgg GTCACCAGAAGAAGCTGATGCTGGCGGTGAAGAAGCTGAGCGACCTGCAGCGCTCCCGTAACCATGCCGACAGGACCGGCGGCACGCTCCGCCGGAAGCCACCGGAAGCCCTGGAGCTGGTGGCCATCGAGCACACACACcccggcacgcacacacacccacacacacactctgactcctcccacgcccAATGCCCCTCGCCCCGCACCCCCAGGGCGCTGCGGTCGTTCCAGGACAGCGAGTTGAGCGCCGAGCTGCAGAGCGCCATGGTCGGCAGgccggggggcggggtgggggaggggtttgGGATCAGGGGCGGAGTCTCGGGGGCGGTAAGGTCGGCCATGTCGCTCAGCCAGGAGAGCATCGGGACACGCTCGCGGGGTTCCGGGAATTCTGGGAACTCTGGAAAGTCTGGGAATTCTGGGAGTTTTCCAGTGTGTTCTCCAGATCACCATGCTCCTCTGGCATCGGCTGGGAGGTACAGCTACTCAGACGAGAGCCtgggacatggaggaggaggtggaggagggtgggagagtcagggtggagacagacagagaccttCGGAGTTGTCGAACTCCCAGTACCAGAGCCAACCCCCCACATCCACCAAACCAtccttcaccccctccacccccaccaaaccaccctccacccccactaaACCACCCTTCaccccttccacccccaccaaactactcttcatccccctcaccccccctctaacCCCCAGCAAGATGCCCCGCTTCGCCTACCCTGCCGTGCCCGCCAAACCCCGACCCTGCCAGGCCCCTGGGCGCCTCTAccaaccccaccccctgcccctctcctcccccccctctccctctccgcaggcctccccctcccagagggGCTTCAGCTACCTGCACACCCAGGCAGGGCCCTCCGATCTGGGCCCGCGCGGCCTACCCAAGCCCCAGGCTGCAGCCGAGGCCTTCCCGGGCCCCAGGGCTACTGGcggggagaagggggaagggCCTGGCTGGAAGCGCTCGCAGAGCCTGACGCGCCACGCCGTGTCGGACGGGGAGAACGAGGACGACGAGGGGGCGGCCGACTCCGCCACCGCGGCAAACGTGCCGTCGTACGCCACGCTGGGCCGTCGTCCAGGGCGCGGGCTTCCATCCGGCGCCCAGCGACACATCAGCCGAAGCCACTCCTTCGCCGTGCGTTCCCGACGCAAGGGACCGCCCCCGCCGCCGCCCAAGAGGATGAGCTCCGTGAGCGGCGGCTCGGCCGGCCAATCGGGAGGCGAggtgggggcggggccgggggTGGAGAGTGAGAGCGTGGGGAGTGTGAGGACCATCGCtgccaggctggaggggggcggagggagtcCCACCAAGAGGCaggaccctcccccctctctcccccctgcctcccccagacATCTACCCGTCCTGGGGCTGGCCGGTTTGAGGAGGAGCGAGAGaacggacggagggagggagggaggaaggagagagagcggtacAGAGAGACCAACggaggacaaggagaaagggaggacgaGCAATTTAGTAGCAGAAAGCTCTTCGGGGACGTCTGCCAACACTAGCTCCAGTGAGAACCTACCTTTCGCCGAAGAGGGGAACCTGACCATCAAGCAAAGGCCCAGGGCGGAGTCAGGCTATCGGGGAGATGCTGAAATCCAGCCCCAGGCTTCACCAGAAGACCCAAAGACCGGCCAGACCTCCAAGGCTCTGGAGTTCAACCTGAAGGAGTCCGACACGGTCAAACGACGGCACAAGctcagagacacgcacacacacacacaggacgagACGGGCGGagacgacacacactcacacacacatgataggACCAAcggcttccacacacacaccaggggagatggggggagcgagggggatgTCGTCAGGGCTGCGAGGCCCAGCCAAGATCTCCAGAGGCTGGTCTCCCTGGCGAGAGGCCCAGGGCCGGCGCTGGCCTCCGGACCCCCACCCAGCCCGCTCAACAGCAACGTCTCCATGACGACAACAACAACTAAAGCTAACTCAGCCTACTCTATCTCAACACCACAAACAGCCATTCGTAAAGCAGACAGTCAACTGACTCACACACTTGCGTCCAAACCTggcaacacacagccacacacactcatgtccaaacctggcaacacacagccacacacactcacgtccaaacctggcaacacacagccccacacactcgcgtccaaacctggcaacacacagccacacacactcatgtccaaacctggcaacacacagccacacacactcacgtccaaacctggcaacacacagccccacacactcgcgtccaaacctggcaacacacagccccacacactcatggccaaacctggcaacatacagccacacacattcacgtccaaacctggcaacacacagatgaacacacacatgcgtgtacCAGGCTCTGCAGAGAAGACTGCCTCTACTGTTCCCAGATCAGCTGCTCCTCACAAGCCACTCAGCATGTCTCCTgccccag CCCGGTGCTCAGGTCTGTCGGTCAACATGGTCCAGAGTGTTGCTTTCAGCTCCCCAGCCTGCTACCCCCAGACGGAGCctttgggctgggctgggggagcAGGAAAGGCCCAGGCTACAGGGGCCTGCTCGGAAGTCCTGGCCCAGCAGAGAATAGATGAGACCAGCACCTGTCTGGAGGCAGCACTGAAGGTGGTGGAGAAGAAGCTGGCCCAGGAtgactg CAGCACCGTGGAGGCAGCAGGGAACATTCTAGACGACATCGGAAACATGTTTGATGACCTGGCTGACCAGCTGGACGCCATGCTGGACTGA